The following coding sequences are from one Salvia hispanica cultivar TCC Black 2014 chromosome 3, UniMelb_Shisp_WGS_1.0, whole genome shotgun sequence window:
- the LOC125210437 gene encoding nuclear pore complex protein NUP93A-like, with the protein MAMLSAVQEAQKDNLRSFNDYMMSVLQEDWQKEKRDFLQSLNRISILPRTNVHDSSSGVSRQGQIVPMTSSPGLSSGQSGAELALLADKPIVEKKAAAYAEVVKNLNSARQHGSPFKPAAAFKSAYESLRMDSSGSKSVSMLKIWHLIMTLMGEDPSVKRSVSKRMSLVIGARHHLEWGHEKYVMDMIHSHPAQAALGGAVGNLQRIRAFLRMRLREYGVLDFDAGDTRRQPPIDTTWQQIYFCLRTGYHEEALGVARTSRVSQQFTTLLSEWISTGGMVSTETAASASEECEKILRMVDRVGRPSYDKKKLLLHAIISGSRRLIDRLLRELPTIFNTIEDFLWFMLSAVRESSGGSSSVVLNGGVSSYSLEDLQARSSFVKRYWR; encoded by the exons GAGCCTGAATCGAATTTCAATACTACCGAGAACAAATGTCCATGATTCGAGCAGTGGGGTTAGTCGCCAGGGTCAAATAGTACCTATGACTTCAAGCCCTGGGCTTTCGTCAGGACAATCTGGTGCCGAGCTGGcacttttggctgataaacCCATAGTTGAAAAAAAGGCTGCAGCATATGCTGAAGTTGTGAAGAATCTTAACAGTGCTAGACAGCATGGTTCACCCTTCAAA CCTGCTGCAGCTTTTAAAAGTGCATATGAAAGTCTGAGAATGGACTCATCTGGATCAAAATCTGTCAGCATGCTGAAGATTTGGCATCTAATTATG ACATTAATGGGTGAGGACCCAAGTGTAAAACGGAGTGTTTCTAAGAGAATGTCCTTAGTGATTGGAGCTCGGCACCATCTGGAGTGGGGACATGAGAAGTATGTAATGGATATGATTCACAGTCATCCTGCGCAg GCTGCTCTTGGCGGGGCTGTTGGAAATCTGCAAAGAATTCGTGCCTTCCTTCGG ATGCGTTTAAGGGAATATGGAGTTCTTGACTTTGATGCTGGTGATACCCGAAGACAGCCTCCTATAGACACCACATGGCAGCAG ATATACTTTTGCCTGAGAACTGGATACCATGAAGAAGCTCTGGGTGTTGCACGGACATCTCGTGTCTCCCAGCAATTCACTACACTG CTTTCTGAGTGGATTTCTACGGGAGGTATGGTATCAACAGAGACTGCAGCTTCTGCTTCAGAAGAATGTGAGAAAATATTGAGGATGGTTGATCGAGTTGGTCGACCATCATATGACAAGAAAAAGTTACTCCTGCATGCTATTATATCTGGCTCTAGGAGGCTGATTGACAGGTTGCTTAGAGAGCTACCGACTATCTTTAATACAATCGAAGATTTCTTATGGTTCATGTTGTCTGCTGTACGGGAAAGCTCTGGTGGTTCCTCTTCGGTTGTCCTCAATGGTGGAGTATCATCTTACAGTTTGGAGGATTTGCAGGC GCGTTCTTCATTTGTCAAAAGATATTGGAGATAG
- the LOC125210440 gene encoding alpha carbonic anhydrase 4-like, whose amino-acid sequence MTTLVQWNRYAGSVHLTGNTYDLVQCHWHTPSEHTLGGRRYDMELHMLHRSSEGQLAVIAILYQLGRSDQFLNKVLESTNNLTKGEEEIDLGDVDPWDIKFGSRKYYRYMGSLTTPPCTKDVLWTLLNKVRTASKEQITILRKAAHDGFKNNTRPLQPLNGRMVLKYHPHSL is encoded by the exons ATGACTACGTTG GTTCAATGGAATAGATATGCCGGGAGCGTACATCTCACTGGCAACACGTACGATTTAGTACAGTGTCACTGGCACACGCCTTCTGAACATACGCTCGGAGGACGAAG GTACGACATGGAACTGCACATGCTCCATAGAAGTTCTGAAGGACAGCTTGCAGTAATTGCTATCCTATATCAATTAGGACGTTCTGATCAGTTTCTCAATAAG GTTTTAGaaagtactaataatttaacaaaaggtgaagaagaaattgaTTTGGGTGATGTTGATCCATGGGATATCAAGTTTGGAAGCAGAAAGTATTATAGATATATGGGTTCTCTCACAACTCCTCCATGCACAAAAGATGTTCTTTGGACACTCCTTAATAAG gTGAGAACGGCATCAAAGGAGCAAATTACAATATTAAGGAAAGCTGCCCATGAT GGTTTCAAAAATAACACAAGACCACTTCAACCTCTCAATGGGAGAATGGTGTTAAAGTATCATCCCCACTCTTTATGA
- the LOC125211091 gene encoding alpha carbonic anhydrase 7-like isoform X2, translating to MGGLRSSSVHRFTAYLIGFSLLMAIHSENRDGEVDNEHEFSYLKNSSKGPEYWGSLKEEWKLCSIGNFQSPINITKKRVMLSSQIGKLRRNYRPALAVLRNRGHDIMVEWNRYAGSVHLTGNKYDLVQCHWHTPSEHTVGGRRYNMELHMVHRSSEGQFAVIAILYHLGRSDHFLNKVLESINNLTKGEEEIDLGDVDPWDIKFGSRKYYRYMGSLTSPPCTENVLWILLSKGFKDNARPLQPLNERMVLKYHPHSL from the exons ATGGGCGGCCTCAGGAGCAGCTCCGTTCATCGTTTCACTGCCTATCTCATTGGCTTTTCCCTTCTCATGGCCATCCATTCTGAAAATCGAGATGGTGAAGTTG ATAATGAAcatgaattttcatatttgaagaATTCTTCAAAAGGGCCAGAATACTGGGGAAGTCTCAAAGAAGAATGGAAATTATGTTCAATTGGAAATTTCCAATCCCCAATCAATATTACCAAGAAAAGAGTTATGCTTTCGTCTCAAATAGGGAAATTGAGAAGAAACTATAGACCAGCTCTTGCTGTATTAAGGAATAGAGGACATGACATCATG GTTGAATGGAATAGATATGCCGGGAGCGTACATCTCACTGGCAACAAGTACGATTTAGTACAGTGTCATTGGCACACGCCTTCGGAACATACGGTCGGAGGAAGAAG GTACAACATGGAACTGCATATGGTCCATAGAAGCTCCGAAGGACAGTTTGCTGTAATTGCTATTCTATATCATTTAGGACGTTCTGATCATTTTCTCAATAAG GTTTTAGAgagtattaataatttaacaaaaggtgaagaagaaattgaCTTGGGTGATGTTGATCCATGGGATATCAAGTTTGGAAGCAGAAAGTATTATAGATATATGGGTTCTCTCACATCTCCTCCATGCACAGAAAATGTTCTCTGGATACTCCTTAGTAAG GGTTTCAAAGATAACGCAAGACCACTTCAACCTCTCAATGAGAGAATGGTATTAAAGTACCATCCCCACTCTTTATGA
- the LOC125211091 gene encoding alpha carbonic anhydrase 7-like isoform X1, whose amino-acid sequence MGGLRSSSVHRFTAYLIGFSLLMAIHSENRDGEVDNEHEFSYLKNSSKGPEYWGSLKEEWKLCSIGNFQSPINITKKRVMLSSQIGKLRRNYRPALAVLRNRGHDIMVEWNRYAGSVHLTGNKYDLVQCHWHTPSEHTVGGRRYNMELHMVHRSSEGQFAVIAILYHLGRSDHFLNKVLESINNLTKGEEEIDLGDVDPWDIKFGSRKYYRYMGSLTSPPCTENVLWILLSKVRTASKEQITTLRKVVHDGFKDNARPLQPLNERMVLKYHPHSL is encoded by the exons ATGGGCGGCCTCAGGAGCAGCTCCGTTCATCGTTTCACTGCCTATCTCATTGGCTTTTCCCTTCTCATGGCCATCCATTCTGAAAATCGAGATGGTGAAGTTG ATAATGAAcatgaattttcatatttgaagaATTCTTCAAAAGGGCCAGAATACTGGGGAAGTCTCAAAGAAGAATGGAAATTATGTTCAATTGGAAATTTCCAATCCCCAATCAATATTACCAAGAAAAGAGTTATGCTTTCGTCTCAAATAGGGAAATTGAGAAGAAACTATAGACCAGCTCTTGCTGTATTAAGGAATAGAGGACATGACATCATG GTTGAATGGAATAGATATGCCGGGAGCGTACATCTCACTGGCAACAAGTACGATTTAGTACAGTGTCATTGGCACACGCCTTCGGAACATACGGTCGGAGGAAGAAG GTACAACATGGAACTGCATATGGTCCATAGAAGCTCCGAAGGACAGTTTGCTGTAATTGCTATTCTATATCATTTAGGACGTTCTGATCATTTTCTCAATAAG GTTTTAGAgagtattaataatttaacaaaaggtgaagaagaaattgaCTTGGGTGATGTTGATCCATGGGATATCAAGTTTGGAAGCAGAAAGTATTATAGATATATGGGTTCTCTCACATCTCCTCCATGCACAGAAAATGTTCTCTGGATACTCCTTAGTAAG gtGAGAACAGCATCAAAGGAGCAAATTACAACATTGAGGAAAGTTGTCCATGAT GGTTTCAAAGATAACGCAAGACCACTTCAACCTCTCAATGAGAGAATGGTATTAAAGTACCATCCCCACTCTTTATGA